From the genome of Terriglobales bacterium, one region includes:
- a CDS encoding thioredoxin domain-containing protein: MFRSSVALALLVCVGCSAQSATNETNRRLERQVRVYFKVPATVNVAVKERKPSDFPGFEKVTVTLSDDTRSSSYDFLLSQDEKTLYRLTTVDISKDPFAENVKKIDTTGRPVRGNKDAKVEIVVYDDFQCPYCARMHGYLFQDIIKTHGDRIRVLYKDYPLQSIHPWATHAAINANCLAAQNHDAYWDFADRIHLNQKEVTGENRPLPEQLAVLDRIAMEYGGKHKLDASRLEACIKKADDSAVRASIAEGDALGVDSTPQLFINGELVAGAVPPKDLRAVLDRILVENGQQPPAAAAQNAGAPSSAPAQSVPNN, from the coding sequence ATGTTCCGTTCTTCGGTGGCGCTGGCGCTGTTGGTGTGCGTGGGGTGCTCGGCGCAATCGGCCACCAATGAAACCAACCGGCGCCTGGAGCGCCAGGTGCGCGTGTACTTCAAGGTCCCGGCCACGGTAAACGTCGCGGTCAAGGAACGCAAGCCCAGCGACTTCCCGGGTTTCGAAAAGGTGACCGTAACGCTCTCCGACGATACGCGTTCCAGCAGCTACGACTTCCTGCTCTCCCAGGACGAGAAAACGCTCTACCGCCTGACGACTGTGGACATCAGCAAGGATCCGTTCGCCGAGAACGTGAAGAAGATCGACACCACCGGCCGGCCCGTCCGCGGCAACAAGGACGCCAAGGTCGAGATCGTCGTCTACGACGACTTCCAGTGTCCCTACTGCGCGCGCATGCACGGCTATCTCTTCCAGGACATCATTAAGACGCACGGCGACCGCATCCGCGTGCTGTACAAGGACTATCCGCTGCAGAGCATCCATCCCTGGGCCACGCACGCCGCCATCAACGCCAACTGCCTGGCGGCGCAGAACCATGACGCGTATTGGGACTTCGCCGACCGCATCCATCTGAACCAGAAGGAAGTCACGGGCGAGAACCGTCCGCTGCCGGAGCAACTGGCCGTCCTGGACAGGATCGCGATGGAGTACGGCGGCAAGCACAAGCTGGACGCGAGCCGGCTGGAGGCCTGCATCAAGAAGGCGGATGATTCCGCCGTCCGCGCCTCCATCGCGGAAGGCGACGCCCTCGGCGTGGACTCGACCCCGCAACTGTTCATCAACGGGGAGCTGGTCGCGGGAGCGGTGCCGCCCAAGGACCTGCGCGCGGTGCTGGACCGCATTCTGGTGGAGAACGGCCAGCAGCCGCCGGCTGCGGCAGCGCAGAACGCGGGCGCGCCTTCGTCGGCGCCCGCGCAAAGTGTTCCGAACAACTGA